A single Vigna radiata var. radiata cultivar VC1973A chromosome 8, Vradiata_ver6, whole genome shotgun sequence DNA region contains:
- the LOC106772673 gene encoding AUGMIN subunit 2, with translation MSMASESSWVGRKPVKRIGGMSDALSIAADLGFSMSPPPSQEGLQNSSPTTGEKGEDLIRVLRELTTVQRKIADLQVELQGRKDDKNVAHLTHVSEMEKKIETLARITTILKDVIQNKDRIIARLQQPYSLDCIPVEAEYQKQFSELLMKAASDYGALTASVADFQWSQNFKEPPSVWGEMLRPIPVALASCTRFFEAMSATRESFATLQKLRVGHFDSPLTRTPAGDPSQRVPGVSDCLTPPPWKTESNYDDLGIRNQRRQHLDQVEDVNS, from the exons ATGTCAATGGCAAGCGAATCAAGTTGGGTGGGGAGGAAGCCAGTGAAACGTATTGGGGGAATGTCAGATGCTCTATCAATTGCTGCTGATCTTGGTTTCTCTATGTCCCCTCCCCCATCCCAG GAAGGACTTCAGAACTCATCCCCCACTACTGGGGAAAAGGGCGAGGACTTGATCAGGGTTTTGAGAGAATTAACTACTGTCCAAAGAAAAATCGCAGACTTGCAAGTTGAACTTCAAGGTCGAAAG GATGACAAAAATGTTGCACATTTGACTCATGTGAGTGAAATGGAAAAGAAGATTGAGACATTGGCAAGGATTACTACTATACTCAAAGATGTTATTCAGAACAAG GACCGCATTATAGCTCGCTTGCAGCAGCCATATTCCCTTGATTGCATTCCTGTTGAAGCAGAGTATCag AAACAATTCTCTGAACTACTGATGAAGGCAGCTAGTGATTATGGTGCTTTGACAGCTTCAGTGGCAGATTTTCAGTGGAGTCAGAATTTCAAAGAACCTCCTTCAGTTTGGGGG GAAATGCTTCGACCCATTCCTGTAGCTTTGGCATCTTGCACTCGGTTCTTTGAAGCCATGTCTGCCACAAGAGAGTCATTTGCAACACTTCAAAAACTGAGAGTGGGCCATTTTGATTCCCCTCTAACTAGGACACCGGCGGGTGATCCTTCCCAAAGGGTACCGGGAGTTTCTGATTGTTTAACCCCACCTCCATGGAAAACTGAATCAAATTATGACGACTTAGGAATCAGAAATCAAAGGAGGCAACACCTAGATCAGGTGGAAGATGTAAACAGCTAG